Proteins co-encoded in one Ruegeria sp. HKCCD4315 genomic window:
- a CDS encoding TetR/AcrR family transcriptional regulator: MKLAPRTNQINRTREVLLSAARDLMSEGKEVTLAKVAKRAKISRATVYRYFSDPSVLALDATLDLDVTPTSELLEGLDDVRSRVHVVARYYLEFSRIHEAHFRQFLAESLKASLEDGTVKMRGARRVAAFSEALAPVHPLMEPKEIDDLSKRLSMTTGMEQLVILEDILRVDEATGYQLQEGLVDALLDRYLPKN, from the coding sequence TTGAAATTGGCGCCTCGTACAAATCAAATCAACCGAACGCGAGAAGTACTTCTTTCGGCTGCACGTGACCTGATGTCGGAAGGCAAGGAAGTCACGCTGGCAAAAGTCGCTAAACGCGCCAAAATCAGCCGTGCGACGGTCTATCGCTACTTTTCTGACCCGAGTGTCTTAGCCTTAGATGCGACGCTGGATCTTGACGTCACGCCTACGTCGGAACTTCTTGAGGGACTGGATGACGTTAGGAGCCGTGTACATGTGGTCGCGCGTTACTATCTGGAATTTTCTCGGATTCATGAGGCGCACTTCCGGCAGTTTCTGGCGGAATCACTCAAGGCATCTCTTGAAGATGGAACGGTCAAAATGCGTGGTGCTAGAAGAGTGGCGGCTTTTTCGGAAGCACTTGCGCCAGTTCACCCATTGATGGAGCCGAAGGAAATCGATGACCTGTCGAAGCGATTGTCCATGACGACGGGCATGGAACAACTTGTCATTCTTGAAGATATTTTGCGTGTGGACGAAGCAACTGGTTACCAGCTTCAGGAAGGGTTGGTCGACGCTCTGTTGGATCGGTACTTGCCAAAAAACTGA
- a CDS encoding cupin domain-containing protein gives MTESRPRIYHLLGNLLTFHAFPNETGDRCTIVEIKTAPGAGAPPNHHAGEDESFYVLDGEFEFFLNGETVNVKCGDFVKVPDGAVHAFTCTGERPGRLLCINAPGAMHDTFFTEAGETMPDGTTDIPAPDGPPDIPAIMAVADRVGMTILAPADVPS, from the coding sequence ATGACTGAATCTCGCCCGCGAATTTATCATCTTCTTGGGAACCTTTTGACCTTTCATGCCTTTCCCAATGAGACAGGAGATCGTTGCACAATTGTTGAGATAAAGACGGCACCTGGTGCCGGTGCACCACCCAATCATCATGCTGGCGAAGATGAGAGCTTCTATGTGCTCGATGGTGAATTCGAGTTCTTTTTGAATGGTGAGACAGTCAACGTCAAATGTGGTGACTTCGTTAAGGTTCCAGACGGCGCAGTGCACGCCTTTACATGCACCGGAGAGCGGCCTGGCCGGCTACTTTGCATCAACGCCCCCGGCGCGATGCATGACACTTTCTTTACTGAAGCCGGTGAAACAATGCCTGATGGCACGACCGATATCCCAGCGCCAGATGGACCACCAGACATTCCGGCGATCATGGCCGTAGCGGACCGAGTGGGAATGACAATCCTGGCGCCAGCGGACGTTCCCAGCTAA